The Kineothrix sp. MB12-C1 genome includes a window with the following:
- a CDS encoding HAD family hydrolase, translating to MERKSMLIFFDIDGTLLNDKGVLRESAGLALQRLKEKGHKIFLATGRSKVELPEQLLDLEFQGMVLGNGSYVEYAGKEIYRDVMDKEMLYHLSQDLEQWNAHILYGAKDACYVWQSSKEYLLNLMQEMYPETGVSEEMERIMMIIHDSKDINQIEKINFFNYKGNLDELKEKFSDYFYILPNSIVDASDKSSGEVTKIGINKAVGISHILNYIDETKESVIALGDGYNDIEMIQFSHIGIAMENSVPILKQYADMIAPDIDADGVYTVLEQLKLV from the coding sequence ATGGAAAGGAAAAGCATGTTGATTTTCTTTGATATCGATGGCACCCTCTTAAATGATAAAGGTGTGTTGCGGGAGTCAGCGGGATTGGCACTGCAAAGGTTAAAGGAAAAGGGGCATAAAATATTTCTGGCCACAGGGCGTAGTAAGGTGGAGTTGCCGGAACAGCTTCTGGATTTGGAATTTCAAGGTATGGTCTTGGGAAATGGTTCCTATGTAGAATATGCAGGCAAGGAAATTTATCGCGATGTGATGGATAAAGAAATGCTTTATCATCTATCACAGGATTTGGAACAGTGGAATGCGCACATTTTGTATGGGGCGAAGGATGCTTGCTATGTTTGGCAATCATCCAAAGAGTACCTCTTGAACCTAATGCAAGAGATGTATCCGGAAACAGGCGTCTCAGAAGAGATGGAAAGAATCATGATGATTATTCACGATTCAAAGGATATCAATCAGATCGAGAAGATTAACTTTTTTAACTATAAAGGGAATCTGGATGAGCTAAAAGAAAAGTTTTCTGACTATTTTTATATCCTTCCGAACAGTATTGTTGATGCCTCAGATAAGAGTAGCGGTGAGGTGACGAAAATAGGAATTAATAAGGCAGTAGGAATAAGTCATATCCTAAACTATATTGATGAAACGAAAGAGTCAGTAATTGCCTTAGGTGATGGTTATAACGATATAGAGATGATTCAATTTTCTCATATTGGGATTGCGATGGAAAATAGTGTTCCAATATTAAAGCAGTATGCAGATATGATCGCACCGGATATAGATGCTGATGGAGTCTATACGGTATTGGAACAACTAAAGTTGGTATAA
- a CDS encoding histidine phosphatase family protein, which translates to MVRHGKTFFNTTGQVQGFCDSPLTGVGIEQAQLVGAGLKDVKFVAAYSGELGRQIKTAKLILEQNDNEIPMLVENVGFNEWNYGGYEGGTNAAMWNPIFEEYGYTFDEEWTHYGEVYEILGDRGIADAIAANDALQAAESYDEILARAGAAMNQLVEESLAAGGGNVLVVSSGSQIPTILEMYVPDDYNGEDIGNCSVTILKYKDGNYTMEVVGDTSYREG; encoded by the coding sequence ATGGTAAGACATGGTAAGACATTTTTTAATACTACCGGACAGGTACAAGGATTCTGTGATTCCCCTTTAACAGGAGTAGGAATTGAACAGGCCCAACTAGTCGGAGCAGGACTGAAAGACGTGAAATTTGTCGCTGCCTATAGTGGTGAGTTAGGGCGTCAGATTAAAACGGCAAAATTAATATTAGAGCAAAATGATAATGAAATACCTATGCTGGTAGAGAATGTTGGTTTCAATGAATGGAATTATGGAGGATATGAAGGCGGAACCAATGCGGCGATGTGGAATCCAATTTTCGAAGAATATGGATATACTTTTGACGAAGAATGGACACACTACGGCGAAGTATATGAAATCTTAGGAGACCGTGGCATTGCGGATGCGATTGCAGCGAATGATGCGTTACAGGCGGCAGAGTCTTATGATGAGATTTTGGCTCGTGCCGGAGCGGCAATGAACCAGTTAGTGGAAGAATCTCTTGCGGCAGGTGGAGGTAATGTACTGGTAGTATCATCCGGCAGTCAGATACCGACTATTTTGGAGATGTATGTACCTGATGACTACAATGGCGAAGATATTGGAAATTGTTCTGTTACGATCTTGAAATATAAAGACGGTAATTATACAATGGAAGTTGTTGGTGATACTAGTTATCGTGAGGGCTAA
- a CDS encoding ISLre2 family transposase: MIKSIQQFEENGAKNLTGVLEKFLKDPQQQAEFIYGITDSVVQLGLDMIAETFESMDEELRNSGYRRRNWVISRRDETSLITSLGTVRYCKTLFKNKKTGACEYLLDRIMGLESHVRMTEDAQAQMLEEAVDSSYRKGGIRASLSEKVSKQTVKNKIHDLKFHTKPEKIENKKQVSYLYIDADEDHVSLQYLEKKGDITKPRSNTSMPKIAYVYEGAESEAPKSERFKLINPKYFGGIYEGSKGVEQFWREIYEYISATYDMDAIKQIYINGDGAAWIKSGRKFIAGSTFVLDKFHMQKYITAATSHLMDSSEDARSELYGAIHKRAKWMASETFEKILNITENEAQRKKVESSMAYILGHWDGIMQGLRNKETQVGCSAEGHVSHIYADRMSSRPLGWSKHGVHQMAKLRIYKANKGNMLELVRMQKQELPIAVGTEERIYLSSEMFRLESKRLTEEQRYVERITHSIPFPEVKKIAYFKNHIWGL, from the coding sequence ATGATTAAAAGTATACAACAGTTTGAAGAAAATGGGGCAAAAAATTTAACAGGAGTTCTGGAAAAGTTTTTGAAAGATCCTCAACAACAAGCAGAGTTTATCTATGGAATTACAGATAGTGTAGTACAGTTAGGACTGGACATGATTGCGGAGACTTTTGAAAGTATGGATGAAGAACTGAGAAACAGCGGATACAGAAGGAGAAACTGGGTCATAAGCAGACGAGATGAAACATCCCTGATTACCAGCCTTGGAACTGTGAGATATTGCAAGACACTGTTTAAGAACAAGAAGACTGGAGCCTGTGAATATCTGCTAGATCGGATCATGGGATTAGAAAGCCATGTAAGGATGACAGAAGATGCACAGGCGCAGATGCTTGAGGAAGCGGTCGACAGTAGCTATCGCAAAGGAGGAATCAGAGCCAGTCTTTCCGAAAAAGTCAGCAAACAGACAGTAAAAAATAAGATACATGATCTGAAATTTCATACAAAACCAGAAAAAATAGAGAATAAAAAACAGGTTTCCTATCTTTATATTGATGCAGATGAAGATCATGTGTCATTGCAGTATCTCGAGAAAAAGGGAGATATCACGAAACCTCGAAGCAACACCAGTATGCCTAAAATAGCCTATGTATATGAAGGTGCGGAATCAGAAGCGCCTAAAAGCGAAAGGTTTAAGCTGATCAATCCGAAGTACTTTGGGGGCATATATGAGGGAAGCAAAGGAGTAGAACAGTTCTGGCGAGAGATTTATGAGTATATCAGCGCCACCTATGACATGGATGCCATAAAACAGATTTATATTAATGGAGATGGTGCAGCCTGGATAAAAAGCGGACGTAAATTTATAGCCGGATCAACCTTCGTACTGGATAAATTCCATATGCAGAAATATATCACAGCAGCAACTTCGCATTTAATGGATTCGTCAGAGGATGCAAGAAGTGAACTGTATGGTGCCATACACAAGAGAGCGAAATGGATGGCATCCGAGACCTTTGAAAAAATCCTGAATATAACAGAAAACGAAGCACAAAGGAAAAAGGTAGAAAGTAGTATGGCTTATATCCTAGGGCATTGGGATGGGATCATGCAGGGTTTGAGAAATAAAGAAACACAAGTGGGATGCAGTGCAGAAGGACATGTGAGCCATATCTACGCAGACAGGATGAGTTCCAGACCATTAGGGTGGAGTAAGCATGGAGTTCACCAAATGGCAAAGCTAAGGATTTATAAAGCAAACAAAGGAAATATGTTGGAGTTGGTGAGAATGCAAAAGCAGGAGTTGCCCATAGCAGTGGGTACAGAAGAAAGAATCTATTTAAGCAGCGAGATGTTTCGATTGGAAAGCAAGCGACTGACAGAGGAACAACGCTATGTAGAAAGGATAACTCATAGCATTCCCTTTCCAGAAGTGAAAAAGATAGCTTATTTTAAAAACCACATTTGGGGATTGTAA